A genomic region of Chaetodon auriga isolate fChaAug3 chromosome 11, fChaAug3.hap1, whole genome shotgun sequence contains the following coding sequences:
- the entpd6 gene encoding ectonucleoside triphosphate diphosphohydrolase 6, with protein MKRPKFAGVFLFVSCLLAYLMFMKHHYSDTKPETNRIPPFHLAGSNKLGYNRFASTAAVENFQYGIMFDAGSTGTRIHIFKFQIDKQDVPALTHETFRAIKPGLSAYADDPEKCTAGIMELLELAESSIPPSMWNVTPVVLKATAGLRLLDGEKAKHLLDQVRTLFQESPFVSRDDSVSIMDGTDEGISAWITVNFLNGGLHSADSATVGMLDLGGGSTQITFSPQDEKTIQTSPIDYIRSFQMFNNTHTVYTHSYLGLGLMSARLTILGGVDSSPLGSSTELVSPCLAPEYSGRWEHGDTIYTVRGQKAGEPVYEACLTKVEKVLYKKVMKVSEGADMDFYAFSYYYDRAVDLGVIEEEKGGTIRVSDYIDAAKRVCSGLSVSPPQSPFLCLDLVYISVLLQELGFPPQKQFKLARTINQVETSWALGATFHYIESLKKL; from the exons ATGAAGAGACCAAAGTTTGCCGGAGTTTTCCTCTTTGTGAGCTGCCTGCTCGCCTACCTAATGTTTATGAAACATCACTACAGCGACACAAAGCCCGAAACCAACAGAATACCTCCCTTCCACCTGGCTGGCTCAAACAAACTTGGTTACAATAGGTTTGCCtctactgctgctgtggagaacTTCCAGTATGGCATCATGTTTGATGCTGGGAGCACTGGGACCAGAATCCACATCTTCAAGTTCCAGATAGACAAACAAG ATGTTCCCGCACTGACCCACGAGACGTTCAGAGCCATCAAACCTGGACTGTCTGCGTACGCTGATGATCCAGAGAAg TGTACGGCGGGAATCATGGAGCTTCTGGAGCTGGCGGAGTCCAGCATCCCCCCCTCCATGTGGAACGTCACCCCCGTGGTCCTGAAGGCCACAGCCGGCCTCCGTCTGCTGGATGGAGAGAAGGCCAAACACCTGCTGGACCAG GTGAGGACGCTGTTCCAGGAGTCTCCGTTTGTGTCCAGAGACGACAGCGTGTCCATCATGGACGGCACAGATGAAG gGATTTCTGCCTGGATCACTGTCAACTTCCTCAATG GTGGTCTTCACAGTGCTGATTCGGCCACAGTGGGGATGTTGGATTTGGGGGGCGGGTCGACTCAGATCACCTTCAGTCCTCAAGACGAG aaaaCCATACAGACCTCACCCATCGACTACATCAGGTCCTTCCAGATgttcaacaacacacacactgtctacACTCAcag TTATCTGGGTCTGGGTCTGATGTCAGCCCGGCTCACCATCTTAGGAGGCGTGGACTCTTCGCCCC tagGGAGCAGCACTGAGCTGGTCAGCCCCTGTCTTGCTCCAGAGTACTCGGGCAGGTGGGAGCACGGTGACACCATCTACACTGTGAGGGGTCAGAAGGCAG ggGAGCCTGTTTATGAGGCGTGTCTGACCAAAGTGGAGAAGGTTCTGTACAAGAAGGTGATGAAGGTGTCTGAAGGAGCAGACATGGACTTCTACGCCTTCTCCTACTACTACGACCGAGCCGTCGACCTCGGAGTCATCG aggaggagaagggaggaacCATCCGTGTGTCTGATTACATCGATGCAGCGAAAAGAG TTTGCAGCGGTCTGTCCGTCAGTCCTCCACAAAGTCCGTTCCTCTGTCTGGACCTGGTCTACATCTCAGTCCTGCTGCAGGAGCTTGGATTCCCCCCACAAAAACAGTTCAAG ctggCGAGGACGATCAACCAGGTGGAAACCAGTTGGGCTCTTGGAGCAACTTTTCATTACATTGAGTCCCTGAAGAAACTCTGA
- the LOC143328288 gene encoding barrier-to-autointegration factor-like has protein sequence MLTTTQKHRDFISEPMGDKAVTALSGIGEILGKKLQQQGFDKAYVVLGQFLLLRKDTELFAEWLKDTSGATSRQAESCTLCLKEWCDAFL, from the exons ATGTTGACCACGACTCAGAAGCACCGGGACTTTATCAGCGAGCCGATGGGAGACAAAGCGGTGACGGCTCTGTCGGGGATCGGAGAGAttctggggaagaagctgcagcagcagggcttCGACAAG gcctACGTGGTTCTGGGTCAGttcctgctgctgaggaaaGACACTGAGCTTTTCGCTGAGTGGCTCAAAGACACCAGTGGAGCGACCTCTCGTCAGGCTGAATCCTGCACTCTGTGTCTGAAGGAGTGGTGTGACGCCTTCCTCTGA